From one Musa acuminata AAA Group cultivar baxijiao chromosome BXJ2-6, Cavendish_Baxijiao_AAA, whole genome shotgun sequence genomic stretch:
- the LOC135613554 gene encoding DNA-(apurinic or apyrimidinic site) endonuclease-like codes for MKRFFQPIAKDGPSKKPALSTADSAPPCPGGGGGGGDEEEKGEKREAPMRFLTWNANSLLLRAKNNWPEFSRLVQSLDPHVICFQEVRMPAAGSKGAPKNPNELKDDTSSSREEKQVLLRALSNPPFGEYRVWWSLSDSKYAGTALLVKKQLRPKKISFSLDRAASKHEPDGRVILAEFDSCFLLNTYAPNNGWKEEENSFKRRRKWDKRILEFVLQIEKPLIWCGDLNVSHQEIDVSHPEFFSNAKLNGYIPPNREDCGQPGFTLSERRRFDNILTQGKLVDAYRFLHNEKDMECGFSWSGNPVGKYRGKRMRIDYFIVSEKLKDRIVACEMHGHGIELEGFCGSDHCPVSLVLSEEP; via the exons ATGAAGCGTTTCTTCCAGCCGATTGCGAAGGACGGGCCCTCGAAGAAGCCGGCGCTCTCCACCGCAGACTCTGCTCCTCCTTGCCccggcggaggcggcggtggcggagacgaggaggagaagggagagaaGAGGGAGGCGCCAATGAGGTTCTTGACGTGGAACGCCAACAGCCTCCTCCTCCGCGCCAAGAACAACTGGCCCGAGTTCTCCCGCCTCGTCCAGTCCCTCGACCCCCATGTCATCTGCTTTCAG GAAGTGCGTATGCCTGCAGCTGGATCCAAAGGTGCTCCTAAAAATCCTAATGAACTAAAAGATGACACAAGCTCTTCGCGTGAGGAAAAGCAG GTGCTATTGCGTGCTTTGTCAAATCCCCCTTTTGGAGAATATCGTGTTTGGTGGTCTCTTTCAGACTCTAAGTATGCTGGTACTGCTTTGCTCGTTAAAAAGCAACTTCGCCCGAAGAAGATTTCTTTCTCGCTAGACCGGGCAG CTTCAAAACATGAACCGGATGGTCGGGTGATTTTGGCTGAATTTGACTCATGTTTCTTGCTAAATACTTATGCACCAAACAACGGTTGGAAGGAGGAAGAAAACTCATTTAAAAGAAGACGAAAATGGGATAAAAGAATTCTTGAGTTTGTACTACAAATTGAGAAACCCTTAATTTGGTGCGGAGACCTAAACGTTAG CCACCAAGAAATTGATGTGAGCCATCCTGAGTTCTTTAGCAACGCAAAGCTAAATGGATACATTCCTCCAAATAGAGAG GATTGTGGACAACCAGGATTTACTTTGTCAGAGAGGAGGCGTTTTGATAATATACTGACTCA AGGGAAGCTGGTTGATGCATACAGATTTCTCCACAACGAGAAAGACATGGAATGTGGCTTTTCCTGGTCTGGCAACCCTGTCGGCAA ATACCGAGGTAAACGAATGAGGATTGACTATTTTATAGTCTCAGAGAAATTGAAGGACAGAATTGTTGCATGTGAGATGCACGGGCATGGGATTGAACTTGAAG GTTTTTGTGGAAGTGATCACTGCCCTGTTTCACTTGTGCTCTCAGAGGAACCATGA